CGGAACGCTCAGTAATCAGGTCCCAGCCACTCTAAAATTAGAAGATACACAGACGGCCGGTACCTCAACCACATTCGACAATAGTAAAAATACTCCGGAAGCTCTATGTACCCGGGGAATTGGGTAAATTGAAGCATGGCGTTAGACCGAGGTTAAGAGGTTTCCCAGCGATGGGACGAAGTGAGTGGCTTAGTTTCTGACATCGCAGGGATTCTTTGTCGAAACTACTCGAAATCCGGGAACGGTCTTTTCGTGAGAACTAGGCGGGCTTTAAATTGGTTCATGAGATTGTGAGGATTGCGTTTGTATAAAATAACCATTTGGAGCTGTTGTAATCGAACATCAATAACATCTTCGTTTGCAAACTAGTCCTTCGCTTTGTTACAGCCACTCGCTTTAAAGTACAAACAACAAACACTGTACACAAATAGCCATCAAATCTTCACAAAAATGATCGTTGGCCGCGTTATTGGCGTACTTTTGCCATTCGCACTCGCAATTGCGGCTGCCATCTTCACCCTCGTCCCCGCACTCGCAGGCATCACCGACAAATCTCTCTACCTCATCCAGCTCGACTTCGAGAATCTTAGCATCAGTCCTGCAAGTGAACTTGTCGACAAGATCTTGCCACGTGCCGAGACAGTCGAAAAGAATATTACTGCCGAACTCCTTGGGCTTGACAAGACCTACGATATTACGCCCTGGGGATACTGTCATACTGATAGAGATGATAAGCGAGAGTGCTCAAGTCCCAAGTTTGATTGGGTCAGAAAGACTATATCAACAAACCACATCAAGAGCGTTGATAAAGATGTCGAGGTCAAACTGCCGAAAGAGATCAAGGCTGCTATCCAAACCTTTGGATCGATGACGAAAGGAGCCGAAGTTGCCTTCATTGTGGCCTTGATAGAGCTCACCATCGAGATTGCTCTTGGTATCTTTGCTGTTTGCTCTCGCGAGCTCACCTGCTGGACATGGATGGCAAGTGGCCTTGCTTCCGCGTTTGTCCTCGCGTCAGCCATTCTCTCCACTATCATGGCCTCCGTCTCGATTGGTGCCGTGGAAACTACTGCTAAGCTCTATGGAGTCAAGGGAAAAGTCAACGTCGTTTTCCTCGCCATCATTTGGATTGGTGCTGCATTTGCTATCGCTGCAAATCTCCTCTGGATAATACCAACTCTCTGCTgcagcaccaccaccaatcGAAAGGACCCTGAAGGCAAGGGACTGCTTGAGCATAGTCGTCACTCTGGAGCTTATGTCCCTATTGATGGTGATCACGAGATGCAGCCGACATACCATAATCGTGGTCTGGCGCCATCTCCCCCGACGGATCTTGCCTATGAACCATACAGCCATCAGGTTTAAGATCGTGAGTCAGATTTAGAACCCATGAGTGCTATGATAGATCCTGGGCACGACTGCAACTTGTCAGGATGTTTGATGCTGAGATGCTTCAATAGATTGGGGTATAGTTACATGTTTAGACTTTCATTTGGGATGTGTATACAGAATTATTTGTTAGACTTTAGAAAGGCAGCAGACAGCAATTTCTTACACCTAAACATGTGGTCCTCCCGATTCGTAGTAAATATGCACGGGGCATCCTTTTAAGGCTTAGAGGTGCCTTCTCACCAACAACCCAGACACACATCCTTCGGGTACAGA
Above is a window of Fusarium oxysporum Fo47 chromosome XII, complete sequence DNA encoding:
- a CDS encoding SUR7/PalI family-domain-containing protein produces the protein MIVGRVIGVLLPFALAIAAAIFTLVPALAGITDKSLYLIQLDFENLSISPASELVDKILPRAETVEKNITAELLGLDKTYDITPWGYCHTDRDDKRECSSPKFDWVRKTISTNHIKSVDKDVEVKLPKEIKAAIQTFGSMTKGAEVAFIVALIELTIEIALGIFAVCSRELTCWTWMASGLASAFVLASAILSTIMASVSIGAVETTAKLYGVKGKVNVVFLAIIWIGAAFAIAANLLWIIPTLCCSTTTNRKDPEGKGLLEHSRHSGAYVPIDGDHEMQPTYHNRGLAPSPPTDLAYEPYSHQV